The following proteins are encoded in a genomic region of Prochlorothrix hollandica PCC 9006 = CALU 1027:
- the efp gene encoding elongation factor P, producing the protein MISSNDFRTGTTIEIDGSVWRVVEFLHVKPGKGSAFVRTKLKNVKSGSVVDRTFRAGESIAQATIEKRSMQHTYKEGEQYIFMDMDSYEEAQLSATQIGTQVKYLKEEMSVNVLFWNEQVLEVELPNSVVLEVTQTDPGVKGDTATGGTKPAIVETGAQVMVPLFISVGERIKVDTRSDSYLGRE; encoded by the coding sequence ATGATCTCCAGTAATGACTTTCGCACTGGTACGACCATTGAAATTGATGGCTCCGTTTGGCGGGTTGTGGAATTCCTCCATGTGAAACCCGGCAAGGGATCTGCCTTTGTCCGCACGAAACTGAAAAACGTTAAAAGCGGCAGCGTTGTCGATCGCACCTTCCGAGCTGGGGAAAGCATTGCCCAAGCCACGATCGAAAAGCGCAGTATGCAACACACCTATAAAGAGGGCGAACAGTACATCTTTATGGACATGGACAGCTATGAGGAAGCCCAACTCAGTGCTACCCAAATTGGCACCCAGGTTAAATACCTCAAAGAAGAAATGTCAGTCAATGTTCTGTTCTGGAATGAGCAGGTACTGGAGGTGGAACTACCCAACTCGGTGGTGTTAGAGGTCACCCAAACCGACCCTGGGGTGAAAGGAGACACCGCCACCGGTGGCACGAAACCCGCCATTGTCGAGACGGGTGCCCAGGTCATGGTACCGCTATTTATCTCGGTGGGTGAACGCATTAAAGTAGACACTCGCAGCGACTCTTATCTGGGTCGCGAGTAA
- a CDS encoding chlororespiratory reduction protein 7, with protein MADLMHNEEHYVVLEPGADEVFLTVAEMLAYLKTLIQRHPQALSPDVSRQPTLERQAQVLLDRDCELELEPGRSVQWYAVRLEK; from the coding sequence ATGGCTGACTTGATGCATAACGAAGAGCACTATGTGGTTCTCGAACCCGGTGCCGACGAGGTGTTTTTAACCGTTGCGGAAATGTTGGCCTATCTGAAAACCCTGATTCAGCGCCACCCCCAAGCTCTGTCGCCGGATGTGTCCCGCCAGCCCACCCTGGAACGGCAGGCCCAAGTTTTGCTCGATCGCGATTGTGAACTAGAACTGGAGCCGGGGCGATCGGTGCAGTGGTATGCCGTGCGTTTAGAAAAATAA
- a CDS encoding filamentous hemagglutinin N-terminal domain-containing protein: protein MTLALWISTPLTAATLAQSITAAPDGTGTQISVTGSQISIGGGSQRGNNLFHSFTDFGLDAQQTAIFEGNPSLANILGRVSGGQVSVIDGLIQVSNSQAHLYLMNPAGLIFGPNARLDLAGPFTATTATALGFDRGWWPAQGSAATDSLVGSPNRFAFVGSQPGAIVNAGDLAVVPGAALTLLGGTVVNTGHLRAPGGAITLMAVPGESLVRVQQQGMILGLDLEPLSGSSTDALVLSPFPSTILDLPQLLTGGHLGHATHLEVTPTGTVRLSSTAPSSSPDRVPDRPGATTVIAGTLDVSSPHSSAPGGESGGTLQVLGQEVGVGDRAQLRADGAGGGGRILVGGDYQGQGSVPSAHHTTIRPGAQISANALTQGNGGQVIIWADNQTEFGGSIAAIGGVLGGNGGFVEV from the coding sequence TTGACCCTAGCCCTGTGGATCAGTACCCCCCTCACCGCTGCCACCCTGGCCCAATCCATCACGGCTGCCCCCGATGGCACCGGTACCCAGATTTCCGTGACTGGATCCCAGATCAGCATTGGCGGCGGTAGCCAACGGGGCAACAACCTGTTCCACAGCTTCACTGACTTTGGCCTGGATGCCCAGCAAACCGCCATTTTCGAGGGCAATCCCAGCCTTGCCAATATTTTGGGACGGGTCAGCGGCGGTCAGGTATCTGTGATCGATGGTTTGATCCAAGTCAGCAACTCCCAAGCCCATCTCTACTTAATGAACCCGGCGGGACTAATCTTTGGACCCAACGCCCGCTTGGATCTGGCTGGCCCATTCACCGCCACCACCGCCACCGCCCTGGGCTTTGATCGCGGCTGGTGGCCTGCCCAGGGATCCGCCGCCACCGACAGCTTGGTGGGATCCCCCAACCGCTTCGCCTTCGTCGGTTCCCAGCCGGGGGCGATCGTCAACGCCGGTGATCTCGCTGTAGTGCCCGGTGCGGCCCTGACCCTGTTGGGGGGAACAGTGGTCAATACGGGCCACCTCCGTGCCCCTGGGGGAGCCATCACCCTGATGGCCGTGCCGGGAGAGAGTCTGGTACGAGTCCAGCAACAGGGCATGATTTTGGGCCTAGACCTGGAGCCACTGTCCGGCAGCTCCACCGATGCCCTGGTCTTGTCCCCGTTCCCCAGTACGATCCTTGATCTGCCCCAACTCCTCACCGGCGGTCATCTCGGCCATGCCACCCATCTGGAAGTAACCCCCACGGGCACCGTGCGCCTTTCTAGCACCGCCCCCAGCAGCAGCCCCGATCGAGTCCCCGATCGCCCTGGAGCCACCACGGTGATCGCGGGAACCCTGGATGTCAGTAGCCCCCATTCCAGTGCCCCAGGGGGAGAGTCAGGGGGAACCCTTCAGGTGTTGGGACAGGAGGTGGGGGTGGGCGATCGTGCCCAACTCCGCGCCGATGGAGCGGGGGGCGGGGGCAGAATTTTAGTGGGAGGGGATTACCAGGGCCAGGGCTCCGTCCCCAGCGCCCACCACACCACCATCCGCCCCGGTGCCCAGATCAGCGCCAATGCCCTGACCCAAGGAAACGGGGGACAGGTGATCATTTGGGCCGATAACCAGACAGAGTTTGGGGGATCGATCGCGGCGATCGGCGGTGTCCTGGGGGGCAATGGGGGATTTGTGGAGGTGTAG
- a CDS encoding HD domain-containing phosphohydrolase, which translates to MQPESTLNQLKVRLPDGQLPPSYGVYFKNTLVALCHAMEDHILQSDQEDTQQQPLVLVTFQQGKWYLQEADRYFDIAQKSQRVTIAALPDSGFEAHRTSELEGVDLVQLRDDDSLVEEWNLVILAPGYTAMVLCHELSPEEYHADSVPEVDIERKFYGLWTFDRTLVETAATILIERMRPYNAPLADTLSQLQAHIATSPIAAPVDLSGVISRIVSYLQNSQEHLVTVNRQTRGMWELEGQALRLNRNLTANKLQAFLRMAQRVDERDRTNPVASLQVSALSETLGQLLDLSTLRLRRLRLAGLIFRIGLAEAPLEVFTRTTSELDSSVYAFWNDRALLGARLLSTMPELDPITTIVKHQLEYWDGSGRPDGLKGEAIPLESRIVGLVSYFQELTQERGDRLALSLSEALERCQEYRGNRFDPNLVDSLTTVVRLTEMGMMELPQRPSQLPTVWLEETPSEKTP; encoded by the coding sequence ATGCAGCCAGAGTCCACCTTAAATCAACTCAAGGTTCGCCTCCCCGATGGCCAACTCCCCCCCAGCTATGGGGTTTATTTCAAGAACACCCTGGTTGCCCTCTGCCACGCCATGGAGGATCACATTCTTCAGAGTGACCAGGAGGATACCCAGCAACAGCCCCTTGTGCTGGTGACCTTTCAGCAGGGCAAATGGTATCTGCAAGAGGCCGATCGCTATTTTGACATTGCCCAAAAATCCCAACGGGTGACCATTGCCGCCCTGCCCGACAGCGGCTTTGAAGCCCACCGCACCAGTGAACTGGAGGGTGTGGATCTGGTGCAACTGCGGGACGATGACAGTTTGGTGGAAGAGTGGAATTTGGTCATTTTGGCACCGGGTTACACTGCCATGGTGCTGTGCCACGAGCTATCCCCGGAGGAATACCACGCTGACAGCGTGCCGGAAGTGGATATTGAGCGGAAGTTTTATGGCCTGTGGACCTTCGATCGCACCCTCGTAGAAACCGCCGCCACCATTTTGATTGAGCGGATGCGCCCCTATAATGCCCCATTGGCCGATACATTAAGCCAACTCCAGGCCCACATTGCCACCTCTCCCATCGCGGCCCCCGTTGATCTGAGCGGGGTGATCTCCCGCATTGTTTCCTACCTCCAAAACAGCCAGGAACATTTGGTGACCGTAAACCGCCAAACCCGTGGCATGTGGGAATTGGAGGGCCAAGCCCTGCGCCTCAACCGCAATTTAACGGCCAATAAGTTACAAGCATTTCTACGCATGGCCCAGCGGGTGGATGAGCGCGATCGCACCAACCCTGTGGCCTCCCTCCAAGTGTCAGCCCTTTCGGAAACCCTGGGGCAGTTGCTGGATCTATCCACCCTGCGGCTGCGGCGGCTGCGGTTAGCGGGTCTCATTTTCCGCATTGGTTTGGCGGAAGCGCCCCTAGAGGTGTTCACCCGCACCACCAGCGAACTGGATTCGTCGGTCTATGCCTTTTGGAACGATCGCGCCCTCCTGGGTGCCCGTCTCCTGTCCACCATGCCAGAGTTGGATCCCATCACCACCATCGTTAAGCATCAGTTGGAATATTGGGATGGCAGCGGTCGTCCCGATGGTCTGAAGGGCGAAGCCATTCCCCTGGAGTCCCGCATTGTTGGTCTCGTGTCCTATTTCCAGGAACTGACCCAGGAACGGGGCGATCGTTTGGCCCTGTCCTTAAGCGAAGCCTTAGAGCGGTGCCAGGAGTATCGGGGCAACCGCTTTGATCCCAACCTGGTGGACTCCTTGACGACGGTGGTGCGGTTGACGGAAATGGGGATGATGGAGTTACCCCAGCGCCCCAGCCAATTGCCCACGGTCTGGCTAGAGGAAACCCCATCGGAGAAAACCCCATGA
- the glgA gene encoding glycogen synthase GlgA, producing MKILFVATEAAPLAKVGGMGDVVGTLPGILKALGHDVRMLMPYYGFLNQKLTIPAIPLWSGSVMYNEVEVYETTFPTAAIPLYLLGHWSFATDEVYGGEGEDWRFTLFANGSTEFIKDHWKPDVVHCHDWHTGMIPVWLALEPGVATVFTIHNLAYQGPWQGRLRQITWCPDPLKGHNTLAAALWAADQVNAVSPTYAQQIQTLEYGEDVEDILTEIAPKLHGILNGIDMDSYNPATDGALVQPFSADTLDRRPANKLALQQEVGLDNEAAPFLVGVVSRLVEQKGIDLMLPVLSRFLDATDAQILVLGTGDKAYEAALWDMTMDYPGRMAVKLLYNDSLSRRIYGGTDAFLMPSRFEPCGISQMLALRYGSVPIVRQTGGLTDTVFDHDPIAGTGNGYCFSPYDPCDLMGCLMRAWEGYKYQPQWQALQKRGMAVDFSWHLSAQDYLKLYDRAIQHKKTTFSQRLAQAQALAAADSAAAAAAATPNPVAPASVTAPPPTIPTIPKP from the coding sequence GTGAAAATACTGTTTGTCGCAACGGAAGCAGCTCCCCTCGCCAAAGTTGGGGGCATGGGCGATGTGGTAGGCACACTGCCAGGGATTCTTAAAGCCCTAGGCCATGATGTGCGGATGCTGATGCCCTATTACGGTTTCTTGAACCAGAAACTGACCATTCCGGCCATTCCCCTGTGGAGCGGCAGCGTCATGTACAACGAGGTGGAGGTGTACGAAACCACCTTTCCCACCGCCGCCATTCCCCTCTATTTACTAGGCCACTGGTCCTTCGCCACCGATGAAGTCTATGGGGGTGAGGGGGAAGACTGGCGCTTTACCCTCTTTGCCAACGGGTCCACAGAATTTATCAAAGACCACTGGAAGCCGGACGTGGTGCATTGCCATGATTGGCACACCGGCATGATCCCAGTCTGGCTGGCCTTGGAACCGGGGGTAGCCACCGTCTTTACGATCCACAACCTGGCCTACCAAGGACCCTGGCAGGGGCGCTTACGACAGATTACCTGGTGTCCCGATCCCCTCAAGGGCCACAACACCCTTGCCGCCGCCCTCTGGGCCGCAGATCAGGTCAACGCCGTCTCCCCCACCTATGCCCAACAGATCCAGACCCTTGAATATGGGGAGGACGTGGAAGACATTCTGACCGAGATTGCCCCTAAGCTCCATGGCATCCTCAACGGCATCGACATGGACTCCTATAACCCCGCCACCGATGGGGCACTGGTGCAACCCTTCAGCGCCGACACCCTCGATCGCCGTCCCGCCAATAAACTAGCCCTGCAACAGGAAGTGGGCTTAGACAACGAAGCTGCCCCGTTCCTGGTGGGGGTCGTGTCCCGGTTGGTGGAACAAAAGGGCATTGATCTCATGCTGCCGGTGCTCAGTCGCTTTTTGGATGCCACCGATGCCCAGATCTTGGTGTTGGGGACGGGGGATAAAGCCTATGAAGCGGCCCTCTGGGACATGACCATGGACTATCCAGGGCGCATGGCGGTGAAGTTGCTCTATAACGATTCCCTCTCCCGGCGCATCTATGGGGGGACGGATGCCTTCCTGATGCCCTCCCGCTTTGAACCCTGTGGCATTAGCCAGATGTTGGCCCTGCGCTATGGTTCTGTGCCCATTGTGCGCCAAACCGGTGGTCTCACCGATACGGTCTTTGACCATGACCCCATCGCGGGCACCGGCAATGGCTACTGTTTTAGCCCCTATGATCCCTGTGATCTGATGGGCTGTTTGATGCGGGCCTGGGAGGGCTACAAGTATCAACCCCAATGGCAGGCGCTGCAAAAGCGGGGGATGGCGGTGGATTTTAGTTGGCATCTATCGGCCCAGGACTATCTGAAGCTGTACGATCGCGCCATCCAACACAAAAAGACCACCTTCAGCCAACGCCTCGCCCAGGCCCAAGCCCTTGCTGCCGCTGACTCTGCTGCTGCCGCTGCTGCTGCGACCCCTAATCCCGTTGCCCCTGCTTCCGTCACCGCCCCCCCCCCCACCATCCCCACCATCCCTAAGCCCTAA
- a CDS encoding phycocyanobilin:ferredoxin oxidoreductase, producing the protein MATDSAATLLSRLHPAIAQLATALQHQWRDSLVLSPYAVPSDLGYVEGQLAGDRLIIENHCYQTPQFRKLHLELAKVGDNLDILHCVMFPRPTYGLPLFGLDLVGGPKGLGAAIVDLSPVSRDRRLPPAYTAALADLAVPPFSHPRPLPDWGDIFSEFCTFIRPEPGAEEQQFIAHALGFLAIHCQQAIAALPVTSPEAETEIRAGQRYYCQKQQQNDKTRRVLAQAFGAEWADRYLTTLLFDLAD; encoded by the coding sequence ATGGCTACCGATTCTGCTGCAACCCTGCTCTCTCGCCTCCATCCCGCCATCGCCCAACTGGCCACAGCCCTGCAACACCAGTGGCGGGACTCCCTGGTGCTGTCCCCCTATGCCGTCCCCTCGGATCTGGGCTATGTGGAAGGCCAGTTGGCGGGCGATCGCCTGATCATCGAAAACCACTGTTACCAAACTCCCCAATTCCGTAAGTTGCACCTGGAACTGGCCAAGGTGGGGGACAACCTGGATATTTTGCATTGTGTGATGTTTCCCCGTCCCACCTATGGTTTGCCCCTGTTTGGCTTGGATCTGGTGGGGGGACCCAAGGGCTTGGGGGCGGCCATTGTTGATCTGTCGCCAGTGAGCCGCGATCGCCGTCTGCCCCCCGCCTATACCGCTGCCCTGGCAGATCTAGCGGTTCCCCCCTTCAGCCATCCCCGTCCCCTGCCCGACTGGGGCGATATTTTCTCGGAGTTCTGCACCTTTATTCGCCCAGAACCGGGGGCGGAGGAGCAGCAGTTTATCGCCCATGCCCTGGGGTTCCTGGCGATCCATTGTCAGCAGGCGATCGCCGCCCTGCCCGTCACTAGCCCTGAAGCAGAGACCGAGATTCGGGCAGGACAACGCTACTATTGCCAAAAACAGCAGCAAAACGACAAAACCCGCCGAGTTCTGGCACAAGCCTTTGGGGCGGAGTGGGCCGATCGCTACCTGACCACCTTACTGTTTGACCTGGCAGATTAA
- a CDS encoding transposase, with translation GKAFIAWVKQTFGWTLEVVKRPADQQGFQVLPKRWVVERTFSWFGRYRRLSKDYEYLPTTSEMMLYAAMVNLMVRRLA, from the coding sequence GGGCAAAGCCTTTATTGCCTGGGTTAAGCAAACGTTTGGCTGGACTCTAGAGGTTGTGAAACGTCCCGCTGACCAGCAAGGGTTCCAAGTGTTGCCCAAGCGTTGGGTTGTGGAGCGCACCTTCTCCTGGTTTGGTCGGTATCGCCGCTTGAGCAAAGATTATGAATATTTGCCCACCACCAGTGAGATGATGCTGTATGCTGCCATGGTCAATCTGATGGTCAGAAGGCTTGCCTAA
- the accB gene encoding acetyl-CoA carboxylase biotin carboxyl carrier protein: MQLDLNQIQNLLTSLHQTDISELTLKGSDFELVVRRGYVPSESGQPTVALIAAPSPNALPVVPVAPVPAAPGATAPTAPPSNRPENWVEITSPMVGTFYRAPTPDEAPFVSVGDRVKQGQTVCIIEAMKLMNDLEAEVAGEIVEILVENGKPVEFNQPLMRIIPA; encoded by the coding sequence GTGCAATTAGACCTCAATCAAATTCAGAATCTACTCACATCCCTCCACCAGACGGATATTAGTGAGCTGACCCTTAAGGGAAGTGACTTTGAACTCGTTGTCCGTCGGGGCTATGTCCCCTCTGAGTCTGGACAACCCACGGTTGCCTTAATCGCTGCTCCCAGTCCGAATGCCCTCCCGGTGGTCCCTGTAGCGCCTGTCCCAGCGGCTCCCGGAGCCACTGCCCCCACGGCTCCCCCCAGTAACCGCCCCGAAAACTGGGTGGAGATTACCTCCCCCATGGTGGGAACGTTTTACCGCGCCCCTACCCCCGACGAAGCTCCGTTTGTATCCGTGGGCGATCGGGTCAAACAGGGCCAAACCGTCTGCATTATTGAAGCCATGAAACTGATGAACGACCTAGAGGCGGAAGTGGCTGGCGAGATCGTCGAAATTCTGGTGGAAAACGGAAAACCGGTGGAGTTTAACCAGCCCCTCATGCGGATCATCCCCGCCTAA
- a CDS encoding shikimate kinase, whose translation MNPANTPAPSIAPKLKGLNVYLIGMMGVGKTTVGKVLAQRLGYRFTDTDALVEKVAGRSIPEIFATDGEAGFRTLESRVLGEVTTYRRLVVATGGGIVVNRENWCHLHQGLTVWLDVPLDVLMDRLEAERDHRPLLQTAEPRTTLEFLLHQRRPRYAEADLTVTLTTPETPDQTCDRLLALIPSVLKETAHSEEPDRDP comes from the coding sequence ATGAACCCAGCCAACACCCCCGCCCCCAGCATCGCCCCCAAACTCAAAGGCTTAAACGTCTACCTCATCGGCATGATGGGGGTAGGCAAAACCACCGTCGGTAAAGTCCTGGCCCAGCGCTTAGGGTACCGGTTCACCGACACCGATGCCCTGGTGGAAAAGGTGGCAGGGCGATCGATCCCGGAGATTTTTGCCACCGACGGTGAAGCCGGTTTCCGCACCTTGGAAAGCCGGGTGCTGGGGGAAGTCACCACCTATCGGCGGTTAGTGGTGGCCACGGGGGGCGGCATTGTGGTCAACCGGGAAAACTGGTGCCATTTACACCAAGGGCTAACGGTGTGGCTGGATGTGCCCCTGGATGTGCTGATGGATCGGCTGGAGGCAGAACGGGATCACCGGCCTCTGTTGCAAACGGCAGAACCCCGCACCACCTTGGAATTTTTACTACACCAGCGTCGCCCTCGCTATGCAGAAGCGGATCTGACCGTGACCCTGACGACACCGGAAACCCCGGACCAAACCTGCGATCGCCTCTTGGCCCTGATCCCCTCGGTCCTCAAGGAAACCGCCCACAGCGAAGAACCAGACCGAGACCCTTAA
- a CDS encoding Sec-independent protein translocase subunit TatA/TatB — MFNLGWLEVALIVLVAVLIFGPKKIPELGGALAKSLRGFQNELKKTTDSPDDEDQQSDEGI; from the coding sequence ATGTTTAATTTAGGCTGGCTGGAAGTGGCCTTAATTGTGTTGGTGGCAGTGTTGATTTTTGGACCCAAAAAGATTCCCGAACTGGGGGGCGCTTTGGCTAAAAGCCTGCGGGGATTCCAGAACGAACTCAAGAAAACCACGGACAGCCCCGACGACGAGGATCAACAATCTGATGAAGGGATCTAA
- a CDS encoding pentapeptide repeat-containing protein — protein MSLSSTSPTPAPSATPSDSPIALDLATERGEQALQVAHHVTAIYQGERHDLIRVRLAGANLAGANLARYDCSQATLAGSTLAGANLQGATLRCNMRGADLTGANLQGVDLRNADGRGANLAGAQGQQGSFAGAFLAGAVLSNGDFTGADFRGADLRGATLVGTILQGADFTGANLSGADLSRADLEEAILGGAMLQGANLENAQLLCAQLDRVQWEGANLNGTCLEGTAFDLGLS, from the coding sequence ATGAGTCTTAGTTCCACCAGTCCTACCCCTGCCCCCAGTGCCACCCCCAGTGATTCCCCGATCGCTCTTGACTTGGCTACGGAACGGGGGGAGCAAGCCCTCCAGGTGGCCCACCATGTCACTGCCATTTATCAGGGGGAGCGCCATGATCTGATCCGGGTACGCCTTGCGGGGGCCAATCTGGCGGGGGCTAATCTGGCCCGTTACGACTGTTCCCAAGCCACCTTAGCAGGATCGACCCTGGCGGGAGCCAATCTCCAGGGAGCAACGCTGCGCTGCAATATGCGGGGAGCGGATCTAACGGGAGCCAATCTCCAAGGGGTCGATCTGCGCAATGCCGATGGCCGAGGGGCCAATTTGGCGGGGGCACAGGGCCAACAGGGCAGTTTTGCCGGAGCGTTTTTGGCGGGGGCGGTGTTGAGTAACGGGGACTTTACGGGGGCGGATTTCCGGGGTGCCGATCTGCGGGGGGCAACCCTGGTGGGCACCATCCTCCAGGGGGCAGACTTCACGGGGGCGAATCTGTCGGGGGCGGATCTGAGTCGGGCGGATTTGGAGGAGGCGATCTTAGGGGGGGCGATGCTCCAGGGGGCCAATCTGGAAAATGCCCAGCTTCTGTGTGCCCAGCTCGATCGGGTGCAGTGGGAGGGGGCTAATCTCAATGGCACCTGTTTGGAAGGGACTGCCTTCGATCTCGGTCTGTCATAA